In the Methylomonas rhizoryzae genome, one interval contains:
- a CDS encoding sigma-54-dependent transcriptional regulator, with translation MTKPVALLVDDEPDILELLEITLNRMDIQTCGAQTLAQAKQLLANQSFDLCLTDMRLPDGDGLELVDLIQSTGLSLPVAVITAHASVDVAIKAMKKGAFDFLTKPVDLQALRQLIGNALQISELQGASKERRTRDTLLGESAAMREIRSKIQKVARNQAPIYISGESGSGKELVAKLIHQQSPRADKAFVAINCGAIPPELMESEFFGHKRGSFSGAIADKQGFFQAAHGGTLFLDEVADLPLALQVKLLRAIQEKKVRPIGEQQEVAVDIRLLSATHKDLAKMVQEGSFRQDLYYRINVIELSLPPLRARAEDIPQLALHVLQRLAKANGVLTPQLSASALAALQQYEFPGNVRELENILERALALHEGDCIDAGDLNIPAQHGNASFNREQQESARKNMTLESYLQNVEKRALTAALQQNSWNKTATAQQLGMTFRSLCFRLKKFGLD, from the coding sequence ATGACCAAACCCGTTGCATTACTGGTAGACGACGAGCCCGACATTTTGGAGCTACTGGAAATTACCCTGAATCGCATGGACATTCAAACCTGCGGCGCACAAACTTTGGCGCAAGCCAAACAGTTGCTGGCCAATCAATCGTTCGATTTATGCTTGACCGACATGCGCTTGCCGGACGGAGACGGCTTGGAGTTGGTCGATTTGATTCAAAGTACCGGCTTGTCGCTGCCGGTTGCCGTAATCACCGCGCATGCCAGCGTCGACGTCGCAATCAAAGCCATGAAAAAAGGCGCTTTCGATTTTTTGACTAAACCGGTGGATTTACAGGCGTTAAGGCAGTTGATCGGCAACGCTTTACAGATATCCGAGCTGCAAGGCGCCAGCAAGGAACGCCGCACCCGCGATACTTTGCTCGGCGAATCGGCGGCGATGCGGGAAATTCGCTCCAAGATTCAAAAAGTCGCCAGAAACCAGGCGCCGATTTATATCAGCGGTGAATCGGGGTCGGGCAAGGAATTGGTGGCCAAGTTGATCCATCAACAAAGTCCGCGGGCGGACAAAGCCTTCGTTGCGATCAACTGCGGGGCGATCCCGCCTGAATTGATGGAAAGCGAATTTTTCGGACATAAGCGCGGCAGTTTTAGCGGTGCGATAGCCGACAAACAAGGCTTTTTTCAAGCGGCGCACGGCGGAACCTTGTTCTTGGACGAAGTCGCCGATCTGCCGTTGGCCTTGCAGGTTAAACTACTCAGAGCCATTCAGGAAAAGAAAGTACGGCCGATAGGCGAACAACAGGAAGTAGCGGTGGACATACGCTTACTCAGCGCCACCCACAAGGATTTGGCGAAAATGGTACAGGAAGGCAGTTTTCGTCAGGATTTATATTACAGGATCAACGTCATCGAACTCAGCTTGCCACCGTTACGGGCCCGCGCCGAAGACATCCCCCAACTGGCATTGCACGTGCTGCAACGATTGGCCAAGGCTAACGGCGTGCTTACCCCGCAACTGAGTGCATCCGCCCTCGCCGCACTGCAGCAATACGAATTTCCCGGCAACGTCCGAGAGCTCGAAAATATTTTGGAGCGCGCGTTGGCCTTGCACGAAGGCGATTGCATAGACGCCGGCGATTTAAACATACCGGCGCAGCACGGCAATGCGAGCTTTAACCGGGAACAGCAAGAAAGCGCACGGAAAAACATGACGTTGGAAAGCTATTTGCAAAACGTCGAAAAACGGGCGCTGACAGCGGCGCTGCAACAAAACAGCTGGAACAAAACGGCAACTGCACAACAACTTGGAATGACGTTTCGTTCCTTGTGTTTCAGACTGAAAAAATTCGGCTTGGATTGA